A genomic segment from Drosophila miranda strain MSH22 chromosome 3, D.miranda_PacBio2.1, whole genome shotgun sequence encodes:
- the LOC108160204 gene encoding hyccin isoform X2, translated as MAELVRDWLADYQRTRGQPAESEAFVVEHETDPEIAEAIFTIFNERQRNEDLVHDICQQLLCFYRSPEVTLHKFPLQFIPVLIYTYLHAVSAGDKKASRGVETLLICIYNGEVSTDDGGQKVVVFRMPILAQTSVYHEMKNLPLTDLRRWEENCNRELKWGPHQRVETVNAQNRMRILTTLLFCYNQHVSQTQKSSLLHLCRVTSQLVNQGFTTKSGHGHRMSYGSDPATGATFPKPSSPRIPLSSSFLIELVHAIYFAMFNGYGTIAMQTLDDIHNRATYEMYTELILVTSAVRNSLHANPSGQPNDGPMGLSVALTPATNTVTTSVSKSMITNASFRTKKLPDDIPIQVQDLTMQQNPQQLASVIEEAEPGAKESPSTKDSSGTRTSIMRPSMEGIKAQAHKALIAGFKKSKRNSLLQLQSELNSNSNAEQPPPPSDMLPMQTLSLINENGSNSFSIDSDLNDGLGVVAGSVALPSINSNTNSVTSSEVLTKSFDSSIELAPLGHSNSNGGKLAEHILVE; from the exons ATGGCCGAATTGGTGAGAGACTGGCTGGCGGACTATCAGCGGACTCGAGGACAGCCAGCCGAGTCGGAGGCGTTTGTTGTGGAACATGAGACAGACCCGGAAATCGCCGAGGCCATTTTCACCATATTCAATGAGAGGCAGCGCAACGAGGACCTGGTTCACGACATTTGCCAGCAACTGTTGTGCTTCTATAGGTCGCCCGAGGTGACGCTACACAAGTTTCCTTTGCAATTCATTCCTGTGTTAATCTACACGTACCTGCATGCCGTTTCGGCAGGCGATAAGAAGGCGTCTCGTGGAGTGGAGACGCTGCTGATTTGCATTTATAACGGTGAGGTGTCCACCGACGATGGCGGTCAGAAAGTGGTGGTCTTCCGCATGCCCATCCTAGCCCAGACGTCTGTATACCACGAAATGAAGAATCTTCCATTGACCGATCTGCGACGCTGGGAGGAGAACTGCAACCGCGAACTCAAGTGGGGGCCGCATCAGAGAGTTGAGACGGTAAATGCCCAGAACCGCATGCGGATCCTGACGACATTGCTTTTTTGCTACAACCAGCACGTCAGCCAGACGCAAAAGTCTTCGTTGCTGCATCTATGCCGTGTGACTTCCCAGTTGGTCAACCAGGGATTCACAACCAAATCCGGTCACGGCCATCGTATGAGCTATGG ATCTGATCCAGCGACGGGGGCCACTTTTCCAAAACCATCTTCTCCGCGCATTCCACTCTCCTCGTCCTTCCTGATCGAATTGGTACACGCCATTTACTTTGCCATGTTCAATGGCTATGGTACGATAGCCATGCAGACGCTAGACGATATACACAACCGTGCCACCTATGAAATGTACACGGAGCTCATTCTGGTGACCAGCGCCGTGCGCAATTCGCTGCATGCTAACCCGTCAGGGCAGCCCAACGACGGGCCAATGGGACTGAGCGTAGCCCTGACACCCGCTACCAATACGGTGACAACATCGGTATCGAAATCCATGATCACGAACGCATCATTCCGCACGAAAAAGCTGCCCGATGATATACCTATACAGGTGCAGGACCTCACCATGCAGCAAAACCCACAGCAGCTGGCCAGCGTGATTGAGGAAGCAGAGCCGGGAGCCAAAGAGTCGCCATCGACCAAGGATAGCTCGGGCACTCGTACTTCTATAATGAGGCCGAGCATGGAAGGGATCAAGGCCCAAGCGCACAAGGCCTTAATCGCTGGCTTCAAGAAATCAAAG CGCAACtcgctgctgcagctgcaatCGGAATTGAATTCGAATTCAAATGCGGAGCAGCCACCACCACCCTCCGATATGCTGCCAATGCAGACGCTCTCGCTGATTAATGAGAACGGCAGCAACAGCTTCAGTATTGACAGCGACCTCAACGATGGCCTCGGCGTCGTGGCAGGCAGTGTAGCGCTGCCCTCGATAAACAGCAACACCAACTCGGTCACCAGCAGCGAAGTGCTCACCAAAAGCTTCGATTCCAGCATCGAACTGGCGCCTCTGGgacacagcaacagcaatggcGGTAAGCTGGCCGAGCATATCCTAGTGGAATAG
- the LOC108159610 gene encoding erythrocyte band 7 integral membrane protein isoform X2, translated as MNNNPGESTDGLSGEETSLKPSTLIDLNVLRPFMRAPYLSAMATDRNVPTTENIPPNLLERIFYLLSVILMVITFPISVFMCLVILQEYQRAVVLRLGRLLPGGPRGPGLVFILPCIDVYIKVDLRTTSFDVSPQEILTKDMVTIKVDAVVYYSIKQPIDAVLQVFDHRGAVELLAKASLRNVAGTHMLLDLLMSKETLSKRIEAILDDCTDPWGVRVERVEVCDELWLSNRKRYGRQRPR; from the exons ATGAACAACAATCCGGGGGAGTCCACAGATGGACTTTCGGGCGAGGAGACATCACTTAAGCCTTCAACTCTAATAGATCTGAATGTCCTACGACCATTCATGAGAGCACCTTATCTTAGTGCCATGGCGACTGATCGCAATGTGCCGACAA CTGAAAACATTCCCCCTAATCTCTTGGAGAGGATTTTTTATCTACTCTCCGTCATTTTGATGGTGATAACTTTCCCCATTTCGGTATTCATGTGCCTAGTGATCCTGCAGGAATACCAGAGAGCGGTAGTTTTGCGCTTGGGCCGCCTCCTGCCTGGCGGACCCCGTGGTCCAGGACTCGTTTTCATACTCCCTTGCATTGATGTGTACATTAAAGTGGATCTGCGCACCACATCTTTTGACGTATCGCCCCAGGAAATTCTCACCAAGGATATGGTGACGATCAAGGTCGATGCTGTGGTCTACTACAGCATCAAGCAGCCGATTGATGCAGTTCTGCAGGTATTCGATCATAGAGGAGCCGTTGAGTTGCTGGCCAAGGCCTCGCTTCGAAATGTGGCCGGCACGCACATGCTGTTGGACCTCCTAATGTCCAAGGAGACACTGTCCAAAAGAATTGAAGCTATCCTTGATGACTGTACCGATCCCTGGGGAGTGCGTGTCGAGCGGGTGGAAGT CTGCGACGAGCTCTGGCTGTCGAACAGGAAGCGTTACGGGAGGCAAAGGCCAAGGTAG
- the LOC108160205 gene encoding tRNA N(3)-methylcytidine methyltransferase METTL6: MFTFHFQSYILSTILKGTMETGDQLIADLFTTREKELTAEERKKLDEQNKRLVPEFKANKLEVDAQRHWDIFYKRNETRFFKDRHWTTREFQELLDQSDFREAHQRRTLLEVGCGVGNLVFPLLEEQSRAKGNEDSVPCRRFYFYACDFSPRAVDFVRANPLYDPSSITAFQCDITTQQVHEHIPAGSLDVCTMIFVLSAIHPHKFKDVVQNLWRLLKPGGLVLFRDYGLYDMAQLRFKPGNKIAENLYVRQDGTRSYYFAEQEVAQLFTESGFDVLTNAYVHRRTLNVKEGVDVPRIFLQGKFRKKQL, encoded by the coding sequence AtgtttacttttcattttcAAAGTTATATTTTATCGACAATACTTAAAGGGACTATGGAAACTGGAGATCAGCTCATAGCAGATTTGTTTACTACACGGGAAAAGGAGCTTACGGCTGAAGAAAGGAAAAAGCTAGATGAGCAAAACAAACGTCTTGTGCCTGAATTCAAAGCCAATAAACTTGAAGTGGACGCCCAACGACACTGGGACATATTCTACAAACGAAATGAAACCCGCTTTTTCAAGGATCGTCACTGGACGACACGCGAGTTCCAGGAGCTACTTGACCAGAGTGACTTCCGAGAAGCACACCAGAGGCGCACACTTTTAGAGGTTGGATGCGGGGTGGGTAATCTGGTGTTTCCACTGCTAGAAGAACAGTCCAGGGCGAAGGGCAATGAAGATTCTGTGCCCTGTAGAAGATTCTACTTTTATGCCTGCGACTTCTCGCCTCGAGCTGTTGATTTTGTTCGAGCCAATCCTCTGTACGATCCCAGCAGCATTACGGCCTTTCAGTGCGACATTACCACGCAACAGGTTCATGAACATATCCCTGCTGGCAGCCTGGATGTGTGCACCATGATCTTTGTGCTGTCTGCAATTCATCCGCACAAGTTTAAAGATGTGGTCCAGAACCTGTGGCGACTGCTGAAACCAGGTGGATTAGTTTTGTTCAGGGACTACGGGCTGTACGACATGGCCCAGCTACGCTTCAAGCCAGGAAACAAAATCGCAGAGAATCTTTACGTGCGCCAGGATGGCACACGGAGCTACTACTTTGCCGAGCAAGAGGTGGCTCAGCTGTTCACGGAGAGCGGCTTTGATGTTCTAACCAATGCGTACGTGCATCGCCGAACTCTAAATGTCAAGGAGGGCGTCGACGTGCCGCGCATCTTTCTGCAGGGAAAGTTTAGGAAAAAACAACTGTGA
- the LOC108159606 gene encoding syndetin has protein sequence MQNSKAKMDEFKSKVMDLLHKQTNRQMKIPAMGFSDYFIQTVTTDASPNDEVDATDEASAGASNAQRSDQEILESIEECYYSPDSNPQLYELKKVLSDGIDNELIEVTIAQLRTQQKVLTKQVLQNILEQRNACSSEFSAINDTQKKLEESLWTCQKARSYLNFARTNLTTTSLEILASYRKREVLKEVLDTLMAIKKLRTTDVELQKLLADHNYSAAIALLLQCKSSAEGYMQYNCVQSLYKKLQETMLLMEFQLDTVLNEMVLNFDTRKYAKLQEAYKLANKSLMAMDQLHINYISAIHSSVNAVLRGYSDPSHDDQIKPLYEQLCEQLNSEKLIPCLISLCKTFWTILASYYQVVMWHNNYKLYGHEEADSPDIYIQQKLKKGQSRLWNDILTKVCLFLQSAKLTALKYDQFIQVMSIVQRLKKVGVEFCGEQSEKLIDIMQQQSEEFFRRYHICCVEEICLFLDNESWTQVDSFSHILQLPEFRSVRHTLRRHKSPTTALLASSNNSPISNNNCDELVSVHSQDGGSSIYGSYGYFLRFSEKSSPFDGGLDAAMLEEDILSGIVDEASCYFSEESDDEQKSLQSKEFDDASHHLLVNNTALNVLRCLGRYLQMCKLLHCISPKIVSCMLELIDFYTFAVHEIFGKDALVPTDNMYTPRLERRLRSVEANVLPQIKLWPLNFSSLANNELANPDTLYGLPQRIVAVESGRSMFQQFHILQHYLNHLLPIADRPLLVGYLEYSEYMLDLAKPVYTCVTSRVIDLSAILAQMAKVKWDVNHVIHQHSSYSDVLNRNIQSFAMCLEETAKEVAVPSKHVWNSMAHVATHLLVEGFSNVKKCSAGGRALMQLDFANFMSFLELISNQKYPQHRSYVDVFIKTYYFSPEQFELWIEQQRQEDDYSAKQLTNLIQCICASDKRTRQRLLQLLDGAAMANGGTPTTTPQKNRSSSGSNLSSVI, from the exons ATGCAGAACTCCAAGGCCAAAATGGACGAATTTAAGTCGAAAGTCATGGACCTGCTGCACAAACAG ACCAATCGACAAATGAAAATTCCTGCCATGGGTTTCTCGGACTACTTCATCCAAACGGTGACAACTGATGCATCTCCCAACGATGAAGTGGATGCCACTGACGAAGCCTCGGCTGGAGCATCGAACGCACAAAGATCGGATCAGGAAATCCTAGAGAGCATTGAAGAATGCTACTATAGCCCTGACAGTAATCCGCAGCTATATGAACTCAAG AAAGTTCTTAGCGACGGCATCGACAACGAGCTTATCGAGGTCACCATTGCACAATTGCGCACACAACAAAAGGTATTGACCAAGCAGGTGCTGCAGAACATATTGGAGCAGCGCAATGCTTGCAGCAGTGAGTTTTCCGCCATCAATGACACCCAAAAGAAGCTGGAGGAGTCGCTCTGGACGTGTCAGAAGGCGAGGTCCTATTTGAATTTCGCTCGCACAAACCTCACCACGACCAGTTTGGAGATACTCGCCAGTTATCGCAAACGGGAGGTTCTCAAAGAGGTCTTGGACACTCTGATGGCCATAAAGAAACTG CGCACAACTGATGTggagctgcagaaactgctaGCAGATCACAACTACAGCGCGGCGATTGCTCTCCTCCTGCAATGCAAAAGCTCTGCAGAGGGCTACATGCAATATAACTGCGTGCAGTCACTCTACAAGAAGCTGCAGGAGACCATGCTGCTCATGGAGTTTCAGCTGGATACGGTGCTGAATGAGATGGTGCTGAACTTTGATACGCGCAAGTATGCCAAGCTGCAGGAGGCCTACAAATTGGCTAACAAATCGCTCATGGCAATGGATCAGCTGCACATCAATTATATCTCGGCAATTCATTCGTCGGTCAACGCTGTGCTCCGGGGCTACAGCGACCCCAGCCATGACGATCAGATCAAGCCTCTCTACGAACAGTTGTGCGAGCAACTAAACTCTGAAAAGCTTATACCCTGTCTGATAAGCTTGTGCAAAACGTTCTGGACCATATTGGCCTCCTATTATCAGGTTGTGATGTGGCACAATAACTACAAGCTGTATGGCCACGAGGAGGCCGACTCTCCCGATATATACATCCAGCAAAAGCTGAAAAAGGGGCAGTCACGACTCTGGAACGATATACTGACCAAAGTGTGCCTATTCCTGCAGAGCGCCAAGCTGACTGCTCTTAAGTACGACCAGTTCATCCAAGTAATGTCCATTGTGCAGCGTCTGAAGAAAGTGGGAGTGGAATTCTGTGGCGAGCAGTCGGAGAAACTAATTGATATcatgcagcagcagagcgAGGAATTCTTCAGGCGGTACCACATTTGCTGTGTGGAAGAGATCTGCTTGTTCTTGGACAACGAATCATGGACGCAAGTCGACTCGTTTTCACACATCCTTCAACTGCCC GAATTCCGCTCGGTCCGTCACACGCTGCGTCGACACAAGTCCCCGACAACAGCGCTGTTGGCCTCCTCAAACAATTCCCCGATTAGCAACAATAATTGCGACGAGCTGGTTTCCGTGCACTCACAGGATGGTGGCAGCTCTATCTATGGTTCCTATGGCTACTTTTTGCGGTTCTCTGAGAAAAGTTCGCCCTTTGACGGCGGCCTGGATGCAGCCATGCTCGAGGAGGATATTCTCTCTGGCATTGTCGACGAGGCCTCCTGCTACTTTAGCGAGGAGAGCGACGACGAGCAGAAGAGTctgcagagcaaagagtttGACGATGCCAGCCA CCATCTGCTGGTAAACAATACCGCCTTGAATGTGCTGCGCTGCCTTGGACGCTACCTGCAAATGTGCAAACTTCTGCACTGCATCTCTCCTAAGATTGTGTCCTGCATGCTGGAGCTTATTGATTTTTACACGTTCGCTGTTCACGAGATCTTTGGCAAGGACGCG CTGGTGCCCACGGACAATATGTATACCCCCCGGCTGGAGCGACGGTTGCGCTCCGTGGAGGCGAATGTTTTGCCACAGATCAAGCTGTGGCCGCTTAATTTTTCCTCTCTG GCCAACAACGAGCTGGCCAATCCAGACACTCTTTACGGTCTTCCTCAGCGCATTGTGGCAGTGGAGTCAGGACGCAGCATGTTCCAGCAATTCCATATTCTCCAGCACTACCTTAATCACCTTTTGCCCATTGCCGACCGTCCGCTGTTGGTGGGCTATCTGGAGTATAGCGAATACATGTTGGATTTGGCCAAACCAGTTTACACCTGCGTCACCTCACGCGTCATTGATCTGTCGGCTATACTGGCGCAAATGGCCAAGGTCAAGTGGGATGTGAATCATGTGATACACCAGCATAGCAGCTACAGCGACGTGCTGAATCGG AACATACAAAGCTTTGCCATGTGCCTGGAGGAGACGGCCAAAGAGGTGGCTGTGCCTAGCAAGCACGTTTGGAATTCCATGGCCCATGTGGCCACGCACCTGCTCGTGGAAGG CTTTTCCAATGTGAAGAAATGCTCGGCCGGAGGACGAGCACTGATGCAATTGGATTTCGCCAACTTTATGTCATTCCTTGAGCTTATATCGAATCAAAAGTACCCCCAACACCGCTCGTATGTGGATGTGTTCATCAAAACCTATTATTTCTCACCGGAACAATTCGAACTGTGGATcgagcagcagcggcaggagGACGACTACTCCGCCAAACAGTTGACAAACCTAATACAGTGCATCTGTGCCAGTGACAAGCGCACAAGGCAAAGGCTTTTGCAGTTGCTGGACGGTGCAGCAATGGCCAATGGGGGGACGCCGACGACAACGCCACAAAAGAACCGCTCCAGCTCCGGGTCGAATCTGAGCAGTGTTATCTGA
- the LOC108159609 gene encoding phosphatidylinositol N-acetylglucosaminyltransferase subunit A gives MRICMVSDFFYPSIGGVEEHVYNLAQMLLSLGHKIVVLTHAYGDCSGIRYVTHGLKVYYLPIKVCYNQCILPTAVCNVPMLRAVLLRERVEIVHGHSAFSALAHEALMVGSLLGLKTVFTDHSLFGFADLSAALTNNLLEVNLSMVNHAICVSHIGKENTVLRARVAKHRVSVIPNAVDTALFTPDASQRPSNDTINIVVASRLVYRKGIDLLAGVIPRFKNTHNVNFIIVGDGPKRDLLEEIREKTNMQDRVEIVGAVEHVKVRDVLVRGHIFVNTSLTEAYCMAIVEAASCGLQVVSTSVGGIPEVLPKSLILLAEPDIDAIHSAILVAIDRHQKSISSMIRTPASNGHIPSETDRRGMRRQRRKNHSAPDPVSWSQTGCSTPADESSQIEPVLCPYRCNELVETLYNWEDVALRTVRVYDRVLQERAFTISELVNAVYQHGSWFLGFFVVSHFLVRLLDLWRPRSRVEAAQDVARQHS, from the exons ATGCGCATCTGCATGGTGTCGGACTTCTTCTATCCGAGCATCGGAGGGGTCGAGGAGCATGTTTACAATCTTGCACAAATGCTGCTTAGTCTGGGTCACAAG ATCGTTGTGCTGACCCATGCCTATGGAGATTGCAGTGGCATCCGCTATGTAACGCACGGTCTCAAGGTCTATTACCTCCCCATTAAAGTGTGCTACAATCAGTGCATCCTTCCAACTGCCGTCTGCAATGTGCCAATGTTGCGGGCCGTCCTCCTGCGGGAACGTGTGGAGATCGTGCACGGCCACTCGGCCTTCAGTGCCTTAGCCCATGAAGCTCTGATGGTGGGCTCTCTGCTTGGTCTAAAA ACGGTATTTACCGATCACAGCCTTTTTGGCTTTGCTGACTTATCGGCAGCCCTTACCAACAATCTTCTGGAAGTCAATTTGAGTATGGTAAACCATGCCATTTGTGTATCGCACATTGGCAAAGAGAACACGGTGCTGCGAGCGCGTGTGGCAAAGCATCGGGTTTCCGTGATACCAAATGCTGTAGACACCGCTTTATTTACCCCAGATGCCAGTCAGCGACCCAGTAACGACACAA TCAACATTGTGGTGGCTTCTCGCCTTGTCTACCGCAAGGGCATCGATCTTCTGGCCGGTGTTATACCCCGCTTCAAGAACACGCATAATGTTAACTTTATTATCGTGGGTGATGGACCAAAAAGAGATCTGTTGGAGGAGATACGCGAAAAGACAAATATGCAAGATCGAGTAGAAATCGTGGGCGCTGTGGAGCATGTCAAAGTACGAGATGTTCTCGTACGCGGCCATATCTTTGTGAATACCTCGCTAACGGAGGCATATTGTATGGCCATAGTTGAGGCCGCCTCTTGCGGTCTCCAGGTGGTCTCCACCAGCGTTGGTGGCATTCCTGAGGTTCTTCCGAAAAGCCTAATACTGCTGGCAGAGCCGGATATTGATGCCATTCACTCTGCCATTTTAGTAGCCATAGATAGACATCAAAAAAGTATATCTAGTATGATAAGAACTCCAGCCTCTAATGGGCACATTCCTTCTGAGACTGATAGACGGGGAATGCGACGACAACGAAGAAAAAATCATTCAGCTCCTGATCCGGTTAGCTGGTCCCAAACGGGTTGCTCCACACCGGCGGATGAAAGTAGCCAAATAGAGCCTGTGCTCTGCCCATACAGATGCAATGAGCTGGTGGAGACTCTCTACAACTGGGAGGATGTTGCTCTTCGGACTGTTAGGGTCTACGATCGAGTGCTTCAAGAGCGAGCTTTCACCATTAGCGAACTGGTAAATGCGGTGTATCAGCATGGCTCGTGGTTTCTTGGCTTTTTCGTAGTGTCCCATTTTTTGGTCCGACTGCTAGACCTTTGGCGTCCCCGCAGTCGCGTGGAGGCAGCTCAAGATGTAGCACGTCAGCACAGCTAG
- the LOC108159610 gene encoding stomatin-4 isoform X1, whose translation MNNNPGESTDGLSGEETSLKPSTLIDLNVLRPFMRAPYLSAMATDRNVPTTENIPPNLLERIFYLLSVILMVITFPISVFMCLVILQEYQRAVVLRLGRLLPGGPRGPGLVFILPCIDVYIKVDLRTTSFDVSPQEILTKDMVTIKVDAVVYYSIKQPIDAVLQVFDHRGAVELLAKASLRNVAGTHMLLDLLMSKETLSKRIEAILDDCTDPWGVRVERVEVKEILLPDQLRRALAVEQEALREAKAKVAAAQGERDAVKTLKEAADIMETNPIALQLRYLQTLNTICNDKTLSYVFPFPVDIVRKMMK comes from the exons ATGAACAACAATCCGGGGGAGTCCACAGATGGACTTTCGGGCGAGGAGACATCACTTAAGCCTTCAACTCTAATAGATCTGAATGTCCTACGACCATTCATGAGAGCACCTTATCTTAGTGCCATGGCGACTGATCGCAATGTGCCGACAA CTGAAAACATTCCCCCTAATCTCTTGGAGAGGATTTTTTATCTACTCTCCGTCATTTTGATGGTGATAACTTTCCCCATTTCGGTATTCATGTGCCTAGTGATCCTGCAGGAATACCAGAGAGCGGTAGTTTTGCGCTTGGGCCGCCTCCTGCCTGGCGGACCCCGTGGTCCAGGACTCGTTTTCATACTCCCTTGCATTGATGTGTACATTAAAGTGGATCTGCGCACCACATCTTTTGACGTATCGCCCCAGGAAATTCTCACCAAGGATATGGTGACGATCAAGGTCGATGCTGTGGTCTACTACAGCATCAAGCAGCCGATTGATGCAGTTCTGCAGGTATTCGATCATAGAGGAGCCGTTGAGTTGCTGGCCAAGGCCTCGCTTCGAAATGTGGCCGGCACGCACATGCTGTTGGACCTCCTAATGTCCAAGGAGACACTGTCCAAAAGAATTGAAGCTATCCTTGATGACTGTACCGATCCCTGGGGAGTGCGTGTCGAGCGGGTGGAAGT TAAAGAGATTCTTCTGCCCGACCAGCTGCGACGAGCTCTGGCTGTCGAACAGGAAGCGTTACGGGAGGCAAAGGCCAAGGTAGCGGCTGCTCAGGGAGAAAGAGACGCTGTCAAAACTCTAAAGGAAGCTGCCGATATAATGGAGACAAATCCCATTGCTCTGCAATTGCGCTATTTGCAAACGCTCAACACAATATGCAATGACAAAACATTGTCCTATGTTTTCCCCTTCCCAGTAGATATCGTCCGAAAGATGATGAAGTGA
- the LOC108160204 gene encoding hyccin isoform X1 — MAELVRDWLADYQRTRGQPAESEAFVVEHETDPEIAEAIFTIFNERQRNEDLVHDICQQLLCFYRSPEVTLHKFPLQFIPVLIYTYLHAVSAGDKKASRGVETLLICIYNGEVSTDDGGQKVVVFRMPILAQTSVYHEMKNLPLTDLRRWEENCNRELKWGPHQRVETVNAQNRMRILTTLLFCYNQHVSQTQKSSLLHLCRVTSQLVNQGFTTKSGHGHRMSYGSDPATGATFPKPSSPRIPLSSSFLIELVHAIYFAMFNGYGTIAMQTLDDIHNRATYEMYTELILVTSAVRNSLHANPSGQPNDGPMGLSVALTPATNTVTTSVSKSMITNASFRTKKLPDDIPIQVQDLTMQQNPQQLASVIEEAEPGAKESPSTKDSSGTRTSIMRPSMEGIKAQAHKALIAGFKKSKDKEKDKEPPKPPQRKFDKHTQRNSLLQLQSELNSNSNAEQPPPPSDMLPMQTLSLINENGSNSFSIDSDLNDGLGVVAGSVALPSINSNTNSVTSSEVLTKSFDSSIELAPLGHSNSNGGKLAEHILVE; from the exons ATGGCCGAATTGGTGAGAGACTGGCTGGCGGACTATCAGCGGACTCGAGGACAGCCAGCCGAGTCGGAGGCGTTTGTTGTGGAACATGAGACAGACCCGGAAATCGCCGAGGCCATTTTCACCATATTCAATGAGAGGCAGCGCAACGAGGACCTGGTTCACGACATTTGCCAGCAACTGTTGTGCTTCTATAGGTCGCCCGAGGTGACGCTACACAAGTTTCCTTTGCAATTCATTCCTGTGTTAATCTACACGTACCTGCATGCCGTTTCGGCAGGCGATAAGAAGGCGTCTCGTGGAGTGGAGACGCTGCTGATTTGCATTTATAACGGTGAGGTGTCCACCGACGATGGCGGTCAGAAAGTGGTGGTCTTCCGCATGCCCATCCTAGCCCAGACGTCTGTATACCACGAAATGAAGAATCTTCCATTGACCGATCTGCGACGCTGGGAGGAGAACTGCAACCGCGAACTCAAGTGGGGGCCGCATCAGAGAGTTGAGACGGTAAATGCCCAGAACCGCATGCGGATCCTGACGACATTGCTTTTTTGCTACAACCAGCACGTCAGCCAGACGCAAAAGTCTTCGTTGCTGCATCTATGCCGTGTGACTTCCCAGTTGGTCAACCAGGGATTCACAACCAAATCCGGTCACGGCCATCGTATGAGCTATGG ATCTGATCCAGCGACGGGGGCCACTTTTCCAAAACCATCTTCTCCGCGCATTCCACTCTCCTCGTCCTTCCTGATCGAATTGGTACACGCCATTTACTTTGCCATGTTCAATGGCTATGGTACGATAGCCATGCAGACGCTAGACGATATACACAACCGTGCCACCTATGAAATGTACACGGAGCTCATTCTGGTGACCAGCGCCGTGCGCAATTCGCTGCATGCTAACCCGTCAGGGCAGCCCAACGACGGGCCAATGGGACTGAGCGTAGCCCTGACACCCGCTACCAATACGGTGACAACATCGGTATCGAAATCCATGATCACGAACGCATCATTCCGCACGAAAAAGCTGCCCGATGATATACCTATACAGGTGCAGGACCTCACCATGCAGCAAAACCCACAGCAGCTGGCCAGCGTGATTGAGGAAGCAGAGCCGGGAGCCAAAGAGTCGCCATCGACCAAGGATAGCTCGGGCACTCGTACTTCTATAATGAGGCCGAGCATGGAAGGGATCAAGGCCCAAGCGCACAAGGCCTTAATCGCTGGCTTCAAGAAATCAAAGGATAAGGAGAAAGACAAGGAACCGCCGAAACCACCGCAACGAAAGTTCGACAAGCACACGCAGCGCAACtcgctgctgcagctgcaatCGGAATTGAATTCGAATTCAAATGCGGAGCAGCCACCACCACCCTCCGATATGCTGCCAATGCAGACGCTCTCGCTGATTAATGAGAACGGCAGCAACAGCTTCAGTATTGACAGCGACCTCAACGATGGCCTCGGCGTCGTGGCAGGCAGTGTAGCGCTGCCCTCGATAAACAGCAACACCAACTCGGTCACCAGCAGCGAAGTGCTCACCAAAAGCTTCGATTCCAGCATCGAACTGGCGCCTCTGGgacacagcaacagcaatggcGGTAAGCTGGCCGAGCATATCCTAGTGGAATAG